In Rubrivirga marina, the following are encoded in one genomic region:
- the metX gene encoding homoserine O-acetyltransferase MetX, with translation MPSAGRVSAPPAAGELRSVRLGPFTTEAGVRLPDVTVAFRTWGALDAAASNAAVVCHALTGDSDAAAWWPGLVGSGRLVDPERQFVVCANALGSCYGTTGPGTLDADGRRFGSRFPSVTIRDQARLHARLLNHLGVREVALAVGASMGGMQALELALVDREAGPDRVRRLVLVGMGAQHGAWQIGISEAQRMAIRADPRWQGGDFPADSPPEAGLAAARAMAMTTYRSAELYAERFGRTPHEPRFEPTDPRFAVESYLRYQGAKLAGRFDAGAYVRLTEAMDTHDVGRGGQRVDAATALGRLRADALCVGISSDVLYPPAETRALADLVPAGRYAELDSPFGHDAFLVDFDALDALVRPFLADTGFLAA, from the coding sequence ATGCCCTCTGCTGGTCGGGTGAGCGCCCCGCCGGCCGCCGGCGAGCTCCGGTCCGTCCGCCTCGGTCCGTTCACGACCGAGGCGGGCGTGCGCCTGCCCGACGTGACCGTCGCGTTCCGGACGTGGGGCGCGCTCGACGCCGCCGCGTCCAACGCGGCCGTCGTGTGCCACGCGCTTACGGGCGACTCCGACGCCGCGGCGTGGTGGCCCGGCCTCGTCGGCTCGGGCCGCCTCGTCGACCCCGAGCGCCAGTTCGTCGTGTGCGCCAACGCCCTCGGCTCGTGCTACGGGACGACGGGGCCCGGCACGCTCGACGCCGACGGGCGCCGCTTCGGAAGCCGTTTCCCGTCTGTCACGATCCGCGACCAGGCCCGGCTCCACGCGCGGCTCCTCAACCACCTTGGCGTGCGCGAGGTGGCCCTCGCCGTCGGCGCGTCGATGGGCGGGATGCAGGCGCTGGAGCTGGCGCTCGTCGACCGCGAGGCGGGGCCGGACCGCGTCCGGCGGCTCGTCCTCGTGGGGATGGGCGCGCAGCACGGGGCGTGGCAGATCGGGATCTCGGAGGCCCAGCGGATGGCGATCCGCGCCGACCCGCGCTGGCAGGGCGGCGACTTCCCTGCCGACAGTCCGCCCGAGGCGGGCCTGGCCGCGGCCCGCGCCATGGCCATGACGACGTACCGGAGCGCCGAGCTCTACGCCGAGCGGTTCGGCCGGACGCCGCACGAACCGCGTTTCGAGCCCACAGACCCGCGCTTCGCCGTCGAGAGCTACCTCCGCTACCAGGGCGCCAAGCTGGCCGGCCGGTTCGACGCCGGCGCCTACGTCCGCCTGACGGAGGCGATGGACACGCACGACGTCGGGCGCGGGGGGCAGCGCGTCGACGCCGCGACGGCGCTCGGCCGGCTCCGCGCCGACGCGCTCTGCGTCGGCATCTCATCCGACGTTCTCTACCCACCCGCCGAGACGCGCGCGCTCGCCGACCTGGTACCCGCCGGCCGCTACGCCGAGCTCGACTCGCCCTTCGGCCACGACGCCTTTCTCGTCGACTTCGACGCGCTCGACGCGCTCGTCCGCCCTTTCCTCGCCGACACCGGGTTCCTCGCGGCCTGA
- a CDS encoding SDR family NAD(P)-dependent oxidoreductase, whose product MPDPRFEDTVAVVTGAASGIGRETALQFAREGARVVVADVNEGGGAETVRLVAEAGGAAVFERCDVSDAGEVAALVDGAVEHWGRIDAMINNAGVGGLRAPTADYPDHDWEKTLAVNAGGVFYGTKHALRHMVPAGRGSVVNVASVAGIAGFAGSVAYCASKHAAVGVTRAAALEVARTGVTVNAVCPVFTDTPMVDDIKTYDPKLGDTLERRIPVGRLGTVAEIAAAILYLCGPDARFLTGLALPLDGGITAA is encoded by the coding sequence ATGCCCGACCCTCGGTTCGAAGACACCGTCGCCGTCGTCACCGGCGCCGCCAGCGGCATCGGCCGCGAGACGGCGCTGCAGTTCGCCCGCGAGGGCGCCCGCGTCGTCGTCGCCGACGTGAACGAGGGCGGCGGGGCCGAGACGGTCCGCCTCGTGGCCGAGGCGGGCGGAGCCGCGGTGTTCGAGCGTTGCGACGTGTCGGACGCCGGCGAGGTCGCGGCGCTCGTCGACGGCGCGGTCGAGCATTGGGGGCGGATCGACGCCATGATCAACAACGCCGGCGTCGGCGGCCTCCGCGCGCCGACGGCCGACTACCCGGACCACGACTGGGAGAAGACGCTGGCCGTCAACGCCGGCGGCGTGTTCTACGGGACGAAACACGCGCTGCGACACATGGTGCCGGCGGGGCGGGGGAGCGTCGTCAACGTGGCGAGCGTGGCGGGCATCGCCGGGTTCGCGGGGTCGGTGGCGTACTGCGCCTCGAAGCACGCGGCCGTCGGCGTCACGCGGGCCGCGGCGCTGGAGGTGGCGCGGACGGGCGTGACGGTCAACGCCGTCTGCCCCGTGTTCACCGACACGCCGATGGTCGACGACATCAAGACCTACGACCCGAAGCTGGGCGACACGCTCGAACGGCGGATCCCGGTCGGTCGGCTGGGGACGGTCGCGGAGATCGCCGCGGCCATCCTCTACCTCTGCGGCCCCGACGCGCGGTTTCTCACCGGCCTCGCGCTCCCACTCGACGGCGGCATCACCGCGGCCTGA
- a CDS encoding acyl-CoA dehydrogenase family protein: MNNTPSSDSARLDAILDRVHSFVDAELVPLEGLLLAGDFDALIPAMEEKRAQVRDLGLWNPHLSSDHGGLGLGLDGFGRVSEALGRSPLGHYAFNCQAPDAGNMELLLTHADGRQRGLFLEPLLRGDVRSCFGMTEPEHAGSNPTVMSTTARREGDDWVLDGHKWFTTAFDGAAFCIVMAVTDPDAENRYARASMVIVPTDADGVQHVRKLPVMGAEGAGWFSHSEIRLTGVRVPAENLLGPRGGGFLLAQERLGPGRIHHCMRWLGICERAFDLMCDYAGSRELAPGRSLATREMVQTWIAESRAEIDAARLYVLDTARRIAEADSIVEGQKAARVQVSAIKFFVAGVLQRVLDRALQTHGGLGMLDDTPIAFWARHERAARIYDGPDEVHKSVVAREELKARGYSIKR, from the coding sequence GTCGATGCGGAGCTGGTGCCGCTCGAAGGGCTCCTGCTCGCCGGCGACTTCGACGCGCTGATTCCGGCGATGGAGGAGAAGCGGGCCCAGGTCCGCGACCTCGGCCTGTGGAACCCGCACCTGTCGTCCGACCACGGCGGCCTCGGGCTAGGGCTCGACGGGTTCGGCCGCGTGAGCGAGGCGCTGGGGCGGAGCCCGCTCGGCCACTACGCCTTCAACTGCCAAGCGCCCGACGCCGGCAACATGGAGCTCCTGCTCACGCACGCCGACGGCCGCCAGCGCGGGCTGTTCTTGGAGCCGCTCCTCCGCGGCGACGTCCGCTCGTGCTTCGGGATGACGGAGCCCGAGCACGCCGGCTCGAACCCGACCGTGATGTCCACGACGGCGCGAAGGGAGGGCGACGACTGGGTGCTCGACGGCCACAAGTGGTTCACGACGGCCTTCGACGGCGCGGCCTTCTGCATTGTCATGGCCGTGACCGACCCCGACGCCGAGAACCGCTACGCGCGGGCGTCCATGGTGATCGTGCCGACCGACGCCGACGGCGTCCAGCACGTCCGCAAGCTGCCGGTGATGGGCGCCGAGGGCGCCGGGTGGTTTTCCCATTCGGAGATCCGCCTGACCGGCGTCCGCGTGCCGGCGGAGAACCTGCTCGGGCCGCGGGGCGGCGGCTTTCTGCTCGCGCAGGAGCGGCTGGGGCCGGGTCGGATCCACCACTGCATGCGGTGGCTCGGCATCTGCGAGCGCGCGTTCGACCTCATGTGCGACTACGCCGGCTCGCGCGAGCTGGCGCCCGGCCGGTCGCTGGCGACGCGCGAGATGGTCCAGACGTGGATCGCCGAGAGCCGCGCCGAGATCGACGCGGCCCGGCTCTACGTGCTCGACACGGCCCGTCGCATCGCCGAGGCGGACTCCATCGTGGAGGGCCAGAAGGCCGCGCGGGTCCAGGTCTCGGCCATCAAGTTTTTCGTGGCCGGCGTGCTCCAGCGCGTGCTCGACCGGGCGCTCCAGACCCACGGCGGGCTGGGGATGCTCGACGACACGCCCATCGCCTTCTGGGCCCGCCACGAGCGCGCCGCCCGCATCTACGACGGGCCCGACGAAGTCCACAAATCGGTGGTCGCGCGCGAGGAGTTGAAGGCGCGCGGCTACTCCATCAAGCGCTGA
- a CDS encoding DUF2911 domain-containing protein has translation MRFSFLAALVAVLLVPAACAQDDMTDEMGADMPGDGVFMDAPPRASDEARPSPNAYVGTTVGTTDVLVQYGRPSLRGRAYFTDGAELAPAGEVWRTGANEAATVTFSDAVTFGGEDVPAGTYALFAIPGDGEWTVILNDVAEQWGAFRYDEAEDRVRVMAEPVTDAPMQEQFEIRFEDVSEDAATMVLHWGTVGVPVQITAAGA, from the coding sequence ATGCGATTCTCCTTTCTCGCCGCGCTCGTCGCGGTGCTCCTCGTCCCCGCCGCCTGTGCGCAGGACGACATGACGGACGAGATGGGCGCGGACATGCCCGGCGACGGCGTGTTCATGGACGCCCCGCCGCGCGCCTCTGATGAGGCCCGCCCGAGCCCCAACGCGTACGTCGGCACGACCGTCGGCACGACCGACGTGCTCGTCCAGTACGGCCGCCCGAGCCTCCGCGGCCGGGCCTACTTCACCGACGGCGCCGAGCTGGCCCCCGCCGGCGAGGTCTGGCGCACCGGCGCCAACGAGGCGGCCACCGTCACTTTCTCCGATGCCGTGACGTTCGGCGGCGAGGACGTCCCGGCTGGGACCTACGCCCTGTTCGCGATCCCCGGCGACGGCGAGTGGACCGTCATCCTCAACGACGTGGCCGAGCAGTGGGGCGCCTTCCGCTACGACGAGGCCGAGGACCGCGTCCGCGTCATGGCCGAGCCGGTGACCGACGCCCCCATGCAGGAGCAGTTCGAGATCCGGTTCGAGGACGTCTCGGAGGACGCGGCGACGATGGTCCTCCACTGGGGGACGGTCGGCGTGCCGGTGCAGATCACGGCGGCCGGCGCGTAA
- a CDS encoding phosphotransferase family protein: MPALDQPTDVRVPLDRDALAAWLRDTLGADGDLDVRQFPSGFSNLTYLVTVGDREIVLRRPPPGANVTDGHDMGREATILGALHGHVPVPEPLGYEETGDVLGAPFYVMERVEGVILRTTDDPIDAGAMTRVADAFVRTFAGLHAVDLEEVGLAHFGKPEGYVRRQVEGWRRRYETAKTDAIPDLDAAFVWLDANQPGESGAALIHNDYKYDNLVLDPARLEEPADGVTEAEGGGLVRAILDWELATVGDPLMDLGSTLGYWVEQGDSPALKALALSPTWWPGNPTRDDLVARYAEATGRDVGDAVVYYVYGLVKLAVIAQQIYARWTAGHAKDPRFEHLIHTVRACGDAAVRAVDRGRLSNLYD; the protein is encoded by the coding sequence ATGCCCGCCCTCGACCAGCCGACCGACGTCCGCGTCCCGCTCGATCGGGACGCGCTGGCGGCGTGGCTCCGCGACACGCTCGGCGCCGACGGCGACCTCGACGTCCGCCAGTTCCCGAGCGGGTTCTCGAACCTGACCTACCTCGTCACGGTCGGCGACCGCGAGATCGTGCTGCGGCGGCCGCCGCCGGGCGCGAACGTGACCGACGGGCACGACATGGGCCGCGAGGCCACGATCCTGGGGGCGCTTCACGGCCACGTACCGGTCCCCGAGCCCCTCGGCTACGAGGAGACCGGCGACGTCCTCGGCGCGCCGTTCTACGTGATGGAGCGCGTGGAGGGCGTCATCCTCCGCACGACGGACGACCCGATTGACGCCGGTGCCATGACCCGCGTCGCTGACGCGTTCGTCCGGACGTTCGCCGGCCTCCACGCGGTCGACCTCGAAGAGGTCGGGCTGGCGCACTTCGGGAAGCCCGAGGGCTACGTCCGCCGGCAGGTCGAGGGCTGGCGGCGGCGCTACGAGACGGCGAAGACGGACGCGATCCCCGACCTCGACGCGGCCTTCGTCTGGCTCGACGCGAACCAGCCGGGCGAGTCCGGCGCTGCCCTCATCCACAACGACTACAAGTACGACAACCTCGTCCTCGACCCCGCCCGCCTCGAGGAGCCGGCCGACGGAGTCACCGAGGCGGAGGGGGGCGGGCTGGTCCGTGCGATCCTCGACTGGGAACTGGCGACCGTCGGCGACCCGCTGATGGACCTCGGCTCGACGCTCGGCTACTGGGTCGAGCAGGGCGACAGCCCGGCGCTCAAGGCCCTCGCGCTCTCGCCGACGTGGTGGCCCGGCAACCCGACGCGCGACGACCTCGTGGCCCGCTACGCCGAAGCGACCGGCCGCGACGTCGGCGACGCCGTGGTCTACTACGTCTACGGGCTCGTCAAGCTGGCCGTCATCGCGCAGCAGATCTACGCACGCTGGACGGCCGGCCACGCGAAAGACCCCCGCTTCGAGCACCTGATCCACACCGTCCGCGCCTGCGGCGACGCCGCCGTGCGCGCCGTCGACCGCGGCCGGCTCTCGAATCTGTACGACTGA
- a CDS encoding acyl-CoA dehydrogenase family protein translates to MSTTLIDDALVERLSKKLDVETVLRFLDAMPEEKLAKLLSATAGGNGASKKTRGPKPPPEDFYEVFERSLTDDQQHIRKTVRRFMVEQVEPVANDYWERAEMPFDLVDPLAATLREALGENPAQRYCTDPVAAGLVGLEIPRVDPSLGTFLGVSWGLCMVSIWMFGSDEQKERWIGPLERMEAFGSWALTEPAHGSDASLGLETTATRDGDTWTLNGAKKWSGNATFADVTVIWAKSTHEGEVKGFLVEKGTPGFHVEKLQGKIAKRAVQNVDIRLENVEVPEANRLPGVDSFRDVSAQLGTARAGVAWEACGMAMGLYEQTHRYCTERVQFGKPIASFQLVQEGLVRMLGNAVALQAFILALAATYDDPKQLHARASLAKVFCVDKMRESASIGRGLLGGNGILLEHHVARLFADAEAVYSYEGSREMNVLITGRAVTGLSAFV, encoded by the coding sequence ATGAGCACGACCCTCATCGACGACGCCCTCGTCGAGCGCCTCTCCAAGAAGCTCGACGTCGAGACCGTTCTCCGGTTTTTGGACGCGATGCCCGAGGAGAAGCTCGCGAAGCTCCTCAGCGCGACCGCCGGCGGGAACGGGGCGAGCAAGAAGACGCGCGGGCCGAAGCCGCCGCCGGAGGATTTCTACGAGGTCTTCGAGCGGAGCCTGACCGACGACCAGCAGCACATCCGGAAGACCGTCCGGCGGTTCATGGTCGAGCAGGTCGAGCCGGTCGCCAACGACTACTGGGAGCGGGCCGAGATGCCGTTCGATCTCGTCGACCCCCTCGCGGCGACGCTCCGTGAGGCGCTCGGCGAGAACCCGGCGCAGCGCTACTGCACCGACCCCGTCGCCGCCGGCCTCGTCGGCCTAGAGATCCCGCGTGTGGACCCGTCGCTCGGCACGTTCCTCGGCGTGAGCTGGGGCCTCTGCATGGTGTCGATCTGGATGTTCGGGAGCGACGAGCAGAAGGAGCGGTGGATCGGTCCGCTGGAGCGGATGGAGGCGTTCGGCTCGTGGGCCCTCACCGAGCCCGCCCACGGCTCCGACGCGTCGCTCGGGCTGGAGACCACGGCCACGCGCGACGGCGACACGTGGACGCTCAACGGCGCCAAAAAGTGGTCCGGCAACGCCACCTTCGCCGACGTCACGGTGATCTGGGCGAAGTCGACGCACGAAGGCGAGGTCAAGGGCTTCCTCGTCGAGAAGGGCACGCCCGGCTTCCACGTCGAGAAGCTCCAGGGCAAGATCGCCAAGCGGGCCGTCCAGAACGTCGACATCCGGCTGGAGAACGTCGAGGTGCCCGAGGCCAACCGGCTCCCGGGCGTGGACTCGTTCCGCGACGTCTCGGCCCAGCTCGGCACGGCCCGGGCGGGCGTGGCGTGGGAGGCCTGCGGGATGGCGATGGGCCTCTACGAGCAGACGCACCGCTACTGCACCGAGCGCGTCCAGTTCGGCAAGCCGATCGCCAGCTTCCAGCTGGTGCAGGAAGGGCTCGTCCGGATGCTCGGCAACGCCGTCGCGCTGCAGGCCTTCATCCTCGCCCTCGCCGCCACCTACGACGACCCCAAGCAACTCCACGCGCGGGCCTCGCTCGCGAAGGTGTTCTGCGTCGACAAGATGCGGGAGTCGGCGAGCATCGGGCGCGGGCTCCTCGGCGGCAACGGGATCCTGCTGGAGCACCACGTCGCCCGCCTCTTCGCGGACGCCGAGGCCGTGTACTCGTACGAGGGGAGCCGCGAGATGAACGTGCTCATCACGGGTCGCGCCGTCACCGGGCTGTCGGCGTTCGTCTAG
- a CDS encoding O-acetylhomoserine aminocarboxypropyltransferase/cysteine synthase family protein, translating into MSDRPLHFDTLQLHAGQTPDPTTNARAVPIYQTTSYTFNDASHAAKLFGLEEFGNIYTRIMNPTTDVFEQRIAALEGGAAALAVASGQAAHTLVFTTIAQAGDNIVASSKLYGGTYNLLKVSLKRLGIETRFVEGDDDSPEAYKALADENTKAFFAETLGNPDLTVPDFRGLADAAHEVGVPLVVDSTFGAGGYFVRPIDHGVDIVTHSATKWIGGHGTSIGGVIVDSGNFDWRNGKFPLFTEPNEAYHGLVFSDVFNPDSDFGNIAFIIRARVEALRDFGPALSPFNAFQLLQGVETLSLRAQRHAENANKLAAWLDAHDAVEWVWHPSLEGHHSHERAKHYFREGTFGAVLSFGIRGGKEAGQAFIEGVELASHLANVGDAKTLVIHPASTTHQQLSDREQRESGVTPELVRVSVGLEHIDDILADFEQAFAKTLVTA; encoded by the coding sequence ATGAGCGACCGCCCCCTCCACTTCGACACGCTCCAGCTCCACGCTGGGCAGACGCCCGACCCGACGACGAACGCCCGGGCCGTCCCCATCTACCAGACCACATCGTACACGTTCAACGACGCGAGCCACGCCGCGAAGCTGTTCGGGCTTGAGGAGTTCGGGAACATCTACACCCGAATTATGAACCCGACGACGGACGTGTTCGAGCAGCGGATCGCCGCGCTCGAAGGGGGCGCCGCCGCCCTCGCCGTCGCCTCGGGTCAGGCCGCGCACACGCTCGTGTTCACGACGATCGCCCAGGCCGGCGACAACATCGTGGCGAGCAGCAAGCTCTACGGCGGCACGTACAACCTCCTCAAGGTCTCGCTCAAGCGGCTCGGCATCGAGACCCGCTTCGTCGAGGGCGACGACGACTCGCCCGAGGCCTACAAGGCCCTCGCCGACGAGAACACGAAGGCCTTCTTCGCCGAGACGCTCGGCAACCCCGACCTCACGGTCCCCGACTTCCGTGGCCTCGCCGACGCCGCGCACGAGGTGGGCGTCCCGCTCGTCGTCGACAGCACGTTCGGCGCCGGCGGCTACTTCGTCCGCCCCATCGATCACGGCGTCGACATCGTGACGCACTCGGCGACGAAGTGGATCGGCGGGCACGGCACGTCGATCGGCGGGGTGATCGTGGACTCGGGCAACTTCGACTGGCGCAACGGCAAGTTCCCGCTCTTCACCGAGCCGAACGAGGCCTATCACGGGCTCGTGTTCTCGGACGTGTTCAACCCGGACTCGGACTTCGGCAACATCGCGTTCATCATCCGGGCGCGTGTCGAGGCGCTCCGCGACTTCGGCCCGGCGCTCTCGCCGTTCAACGCGTTCCAGCTGCTCCAGGGCGTCGAGACGCTCTCGCTGCGGGCCCAGCGCCACGCCGAGAACGCGAACAAGCTCGCCGCTTGGCTCGACGCGCACGACGCCGTCGAGTGGGTCTGGCACCCGTCCCTGGAGGGCCACCATTCGCACGAGCGGGCCAAGCACTACTTCCGCGAGGGGACGTTCGGCGCCGTCCTGAGCTTCGGCATCCGCGGCGGGAAGGAGGCCGGCCAGGCGTTCATCGAGGGCGTCGAGCTGGCGAGCCACCTCGCCAACGTCGGCGATGCCAAGACGCTCGTCATCCACCCCGCCTCCACCACCCACCAGCAGCTCTCCGACCGCGAGCAGCGCGAGTCCGGCGTGACGCCCGAGCTCGTCCGCGTCTCGGTCGGCCTCGAGCACATCGACGACATCCTCGCCGACTTCGAGCAGGCCTTTGCCAAGACACTCGTGACCGCCTAG
- a CDS encoding aldo/keto reductase: MTHYDLHDVSMPALGLGTWQMRGAEARRAVEHALAIGYRHVDTAAMYGNEAEVGAALAASGVPRADVFLTTKVWRDRVAPSKLGASADESLRALGTDYVDLLLLHWPNPEIELEAQLEALAAVREAGKARLIGVSNYPAEMLRDALELVPDLAVDQVEYHAALGQEPLLDLIRERGLVLTAYSPLAQGELLRNETVREIAEARGVGPAQVALAWLLGQDRVTAIPKASSDAHRQANLDAAELSLTDDERARLDALPKDRRTIDPAWGPDWNR, encoded by the coding sequence ATGACCCACTACGACCTCCACGACGTGTCGATGCCCGCGCTCGGCCTCGGCACCTGGCAGATGCGCGGCGCCGAGGCCCGCCGCGCTGTCGAGCACGCCCTCGCGATCGGCTACCGCCACGTCGACACGGCGGCGATGTACGGGAACGAGGCCGAGGTCGGCGCGGCCCTGGCCGCCTCGGGCGTCCCACGGGCCGACGTCTTCCTCACCACGAAGGTGTGGCGCGACCGCGTGGCGCCGTCAAAGCTGGGGGCGTCCGCCGACGAGAGCCTCCGCGCGCTCGGGACCGACTACGTCGACCTCCTCCTGCTCCACTGGCCGAACCCGGAGATCGAGTTGGAGGCCCAGCTCGAGGCGCTCGCGGCCGTGCGCGAGGCGGGCAAGGCGCGGCTCATCGGCGTCTCGAACTACCCCGCCGAGATGCTGCGCGACGCGCTCGAGCTCGTCCCGGACCTCGCCGTCGACCAGGTCGAGTACCACGCGGCGCTCGGTCAGGAGCCGCTGCTCGATCTAATCCGCGAGCGCGGCCTCGTGCTCACGGCCTACAGTCCGCTCGCGCAGGGCGAGCTCCTGCGGAACGAGACGGTCCGCGAGATCGCCGAGGCGCGCGGGGTGGGGCCGGCGCAGGTGGCGTTGGCGTGGCTCCTCGGGCAGGACCGCGTGACCGCCATCCCTAAGGCGTCGTCGGACGCGCACCGCCAGGCGAACCTCGACGCGGCCGAGCTGTCACTCACCGACGACGAGCGCGCCCGCCTCGACGCCCTGCCCAAAGACCGCCGGACCATCGACCCGGCCTGGGGGCCCGACTGGAACCGGTAG
- a CDS encoding class I SAM-dependent methyltransferase codes for MSSPLSRPDVWNAVADGYAEDLVPLFSRYAADALRLAGVSAGDRVLDVAAGPGTLSFLAVEWGAEVVALDFSDAMVAALRRRSEAESVAVEVVPGDGQALPFDDGAFDRAFSMFGLIFFPDPAAGLREAHRVLRPMGRLAVSSWAPMDGVPLLQTCFGAVAAHLPDFPFGEGRAPFGQPEELQDAFEAAGFRDVEVHTVTHRTEATSAASFWATNERSSAPLALIRQHLAPDAWADLREDVVGTIERDLGDGPYAMEWPARIAVGTRP; via the coding sequence ATGTCGTCCCCCCTCTCCCGTCCCGACGTCTGGAACGCCGTCGCCGACGGCTACGCCGAGGACCTCGTCCCGCTCTTCTCGCGCTACGCCGCCGACGCCCTCCGGCTGGCGGGAGTCTCGGCGGGCGACCGCGTGCTCGACGTCGCCGCCGGCCCCGGGACGCTGTCGTTCCTCGCCGTCGAGTGGGGCGCCGAGGTCGTCGCCCTCGACTTTTCCGACGCGATGGTCGCCGCGCTCCGGCGCCGCTCCGAGGCGGAGAGCGTCGCCGTCGAGGTCGTCCCCGGCGACGGGCAGGCGCTCCCGTTCGACGACGGCGCCTTCGACCGGGCGTTCTCGATGTTCGGGCTCATCTTTTTTCCCGACCCCGCCGCCGGCCTCCGGGAGGCCCACCGCGTCCTGCGGCCGATGGGCCGACTGGCGGTGTCGAGTTGGGCCCCGATGGACGGCGTCCCGCTCCTCCAGACGTGCTTCGGCGCGGTCGCCGCACACCTGCCGGATTTCCCATTCGGCGAGGGGCGGGCGCCGTTCGGACAGCCCGAGGAGTTGCAGGACGCCTTCGAGGCCGCCGGTTTCCGCGACGTCGAGGTCCACACCGTGACGCACCGGACGGAGGCGACGTCGGCCGCGTCGTTCTGGGCGACGAACGAACGGAGCTCCGCCCCTCTCGCGCTGATCCGCCAGCACCTCGCGCCCGACGCCTGGGCCGACCTCCGCGAGGACGTGGTCGGAACCATTGAGCGCGACCTCGGCGACGGCCCCTACGCGATGGAATGGCCGGCCCGGATCGCCGTCGGCACGCGGCCCTGA
- a CDS encoding aspartate kinase translates to MSSLALCPSPEPAKPLSVFVAGVGTVGGALLRQIAGLGGGALRLVGACSRRRSVVDFDGLDAAAPGLQPVPPDWPALVNRLAAHAAGTPTVFVDATGAPEIADLVEGLLASGVSVVTPSKLANTRSQGSYDRLRQLSASGAVHYRYETTAGAGLPVVRTIEDLVATGDHVRSVRGVLSGTMTYLFGQIEKGAPFSTAARWAHEQGYSEPDVRDDLSGEDVARKLLILARSAGLRVERSDVEVESLVPDEAKHVPVTLVAEALAAADAAWAERAAEAERAGQRLRYVAELRAEGDGARLSVGARAVPAESPLGRLSEADNLVEIATDRYAVSPLVVQGPGAGAEVTAAGVLADVLAVARAVR, encoded by the coding sequence ATGTCTTCGCTCGCCCTCTGTCCGTCCCCCGAGCCTGCCAAACCGCTGAGCGTCTTCGTCGCCGGCGTCGGCACCGTCGGCGGGGCACTTCTGCGTCAGATCGCCGGCCTCGGCGGCGGCGCGCTCCGGCTCGTCGGCGCGTGCTCGCGTCGGCGGTCCGTGGTCGACTTCGACGGGCTCGACGCGGCCGCCCCCGGGCTCCAGCCGGTCCCGCCCGACTGGCCCGCGCTCGTCAACCGGCTGGCGGCGCACGCCGCCGGCACGCCGACCGTGTTCGTCGACGCGACCGGCGCGCCCGAGATCGCCGACCTCGTCGAAGGGCTGTTGGCGTCGGGCGTCAGCGTGGTCACGCCGTCGAAGCTGGCCAACACGCGGTCGCAGGGTTCGTACGACCGGCTCCGTCAGCTCAGCGCGTCCGGCGCCGTTCACTACCGCTACGAGACGACGGCCGGGGCCGGGCTCCCGGTCGTCCGCACCATCGAAGACCTCGTCGCGACGGGCGATCACGTCCGGTCCGTGCGGGGTGTCCTCTCCGGGACGATGACGTACCTGTTCGGGCAGATCGAGAAGGGCGCGCCGTTCTCGACGGCCGCGCGATGGGCCCACGAGCAGGGCTACTCCGAGCCCGACGTCCGCGACGACCTCTCGGGCGAGGACGTCGCGCGGAAGCTGCTCATCCTCGCGCGGTCGGCGGGGCTCCGGGTGGAGCGGAGCGACGTCGAGGTCGAGAGCCTCGTGCCGGACGAGGCGAAGCACGTGCCGGTCACGCTCGTGGCCGAGGCCCTCGCCGCGGCCGATGCCGCCTGGGCCGAGCGGGCCGCCGAGGCGGAGCGGGCCGGCCAGCGGCTCCGCTACGTCGCCGAGCTCCGGGCGGAGGGCGACGGCGCCCGCTTGAGCGTCGGCGCGCGGGCGGTGCCGGCGGAGTCGCCGCTCGGCCGCCTCTCCGAGGCCGACAACCTCGTCGAGATCGCGACGGACCGGTACGCCGTCTCGCCGCTCGTCGTCCAGGGCCCGGGGGCGGGCGCCGAGGTCACCGCCGCCGGCGTCCTCGCCGACGTGCTGGCGGTCGCGCGGGCCGTCCGGTAG